Proteins found in one Nostoc sp. NIES-3756 genomic segment:
- a CDS encoding amino acid ABC transporter permease: MTNDKPPLWRDSRFWNIAGQLTALFLAALVVTVLVSNLNRNLQQLGIQFGFDFLKQQASFDIGETLIAYKPTDTYSLALLVGLINALRVAITGIILTTIVGVLAGVARLSDNWLVRNISLVYVEIFRNTPLLLQLLFWYFAVFLGFPKADNKISLWGLIGLSQNGIELPWFTLSPEFSALLLGLTFYTGAFIAEIVRGGIGSVSKGQWEAARSLGLKPGLIMRLVIFPQALRVIIPPLTSQYLNLTKNSSLAIAIGYPDIYFVASTTFNQTGRAVEVMLLLMLTYLALSLTISLIMNAFNRTVQIKER, translated from the coding sequence ATGACTAATGACAAACCCCCTTTATGGCGTGATAGTCGCTTTTGGAATATCGCTGGACAATTGACGGCTTTATTCTTAGCAGCACTTGTGGTGACTGTGCTTGTGAGTAATCTCAACCGCAATTTGCAGCAACTAGGCATTCAATTCGGCTTTGATTTTCTCAAGCAGCAAGCATCTTTTGATATTGGCGAAACGCTGATTGCTTATAAACCAACAGATACTTATAGCCTCGCCTTATTGGTGGGACTAATTAATGCCTTACGAGTAGCAATTACCGGAATTATTTTGACAACCATTGTTGGCGTGTTAGCTGGGGTTGCCAGATTATCTGATAACTGGTTAGTACGCAATATTTCGCTAGTTTATGTGGAAATTTTTCGGAATACTCCGTTACTTTTACAGTTGCTATTTTGGTACTTTGCCGTTTTTCTCGGCTTTCCCAAAGCTGATAATAAAATTTCTCTTTGGGGATTGATAGGGTTGAGTCAAAATGGCATAGAACTACCGTGGTTTACCCTATCTCCAGAGTTTTCTGCCTTACTGCTAGGGTTGACTTTTTATACAGGCGCTTTCATTGCAGAGATTGTCCGGGGTGGTATTGGCTCAGTATCCAAAGGACAATGGGAAGCAGCGCGATCGCTCGGATTAAAACCCGGCTTAATCATGCGCTTAGTTATTTTCCCCCAAGCTTTGCGGGTGATTATTCCTCCCCTCACCAGTCAGTATTTAAACTTAACAAAAAACTCAAGTTTAGCGATCGCGATCGGCTATCCTGATATTTATTTTGTTGCCTCCACTACCTTTAACCAAACTGGTAGAGCCGTAGAAGTCATGTTACTACTCATGCTTACGTATCTTGCCCTCAGTTTAACTATCTCCCTCATCATGAATGCCTTTAATCGCACCGTACAGATTAAGGAGAGATGA
- a CDS encoding 7-carboxy-7-deazaguanine synthase QueE, producing the protein MTAKTTAEPTARLVEFFSAIQGEGLNVGTRQIFIRFAFCDLRCHFCDSAHTWNAPDTCRIERSPGLRDFESYSNPVPLHTLIEWVERQNLPCLHDSISLTGGEPLLHAHFLQEFLPKVRSLTGLPIYLESGGHRPEQLATILPHLDSVGMDLKLNSVSGESHWQAHSQFLQLCYPRLETFVKIIISNCTDIAELERAALLVADVSPEIPVFLQPVTPLAASEQFSQTPVLAPAPEQVLIWQALMKRFLKYVRVVPQTHKMLNQL; encoded by the coding sequence ATGACTGCTAAAACTACAGCCGAACCTACTGCACGCCTGGTTGAGTTCTTTTCTGCTATTCAAGGGGAAGGACTGAATGTCGGGACACGTCAAATTTTCATTCGCTTTGCTTTTTGTGACTTGCGCTGTCACTTTTGCGATAGCGCCCACACTTGGAATGCACCTGATACTTGTAGAATAGAACGATCGCCTGGACTGAGAGATTTTGAAAGCTACTCAAACCCCGTTCCACTACACACCCTGATCGAATGGGTGGAAAGGCAAAATTTACCTTGTCTACACGATAGCATTAGCTTGACCGGGGGAGAACCACTTCTTCATGCTCATTTTTTACAAGAGTTTTTGCCTAAAGTGCGATCGCTCACTGGTTTACCTATATACCTAGAGAGTGGCGGACATCGCCCAGAACAACTGGCTACGATTTTACCCCATCTAGATTCTGTGGGTATGGATTTGAAGCTCAATAGCGTCAGTGGTGAATCTCATTGGCAAGCACATAGCCAATTCCTGCAACTCTGTTATCCACGTTTAGAGACTTTTGTCAAGATAATTATCTCTAACTGTACAGATATAGCTGAATTAGAACGTGCTGCTTTGCTAGTGGCAGATGTCAGTCCCGAAATCCCTGTATTTTTACAACCCGTCACGCCATTAGCTGCTTCTGAGCAATTTAGCCAAACACCTGTGCTTGCTCCTGCTCCCGAACAGGTGTTGATTTGGCAAGCCTTGATGAAACGGTTCTTAAAATATGTCCGCGTTGTGCCGCAGACTCATAAAATGTTAAATCAGCTATGA
- a CDS encoding DUF3318 domain-containing protein: MTSYATSSAKAEMSELRRLKGLLPPELQSWVTVEGTTEVNPPLIRSEEIGKDQVEIQIDLVKWDALAMDQRNLLFWHEVARIQNDTIPKDGWEMAALAIGLGGAVGELWVQDGLLLVLALALCGVSGWRLYQKNNGEKQMRELLDADEKAIALATRFGYSLPNAYKSLGSALKTLIDTTPSKRQRSRYEARLSALKRSANKAKGKSRTPDEE; the protein is encoded by the coding sequence ATGACATCCTATGCAACCTCCTCTGCCAAAGCGGAAATGAGTGAACTTCGGCGGTTGAAAGGCTTACTACCACCAGAATTGCAGAGCTGGGTCACAGTTGAAGGTACAACTGAGGTCAATCCACCCCTGATCCGCAGCGAAGAAATCGGTAAAGACCAAGTAGAGATTCAAATTGACTTGGTGAAATGGGATGCTCTGGCGATGGATCAGCGCAATCTGCTATTTTGGCATGAAGTCGCCCGTATTCAAAATGACACAATTCCCAAAGATGGGTGGGAAATGGCAGCATTAGCCATTGGTTTAGGTGGTGCTGTAGGTGAATTATGGGTACAGGATGGATTATTGTTAGTTTTAGCTTTGGCGCTTTGTGGTGTTTCCGGCTGGCGATTGTATCAAAAGAATAACGGCGAAAAGCAAATGCGCGAATTGCTCGATGCTGACGAAAAAGCGATCGCTCTCGCCACTCGCTTTGGTTACAGCCTCCCCAACGCCTATAAGAGTCTCGGTAGTGCCTTAAAAACCCTCATTGACACTACACCCAGTAAGCGCCAGCGTTCCCGCTATGAAGCTAGACTCTCAGCACTCAAGCGCAGTGCTAACAAAGCCAAAGGTAAATCTAGAACTCCTGATGAAGAGTGA
- a CDS encoding amino acid ABC transporter permease → MTKLTWLRKNLFNTWYNSALTVICFVLLFRALQGAVVWATTKAQWAVVQINLPLFLVGRFPQTEYWRVWVVLAIAFSLAAITAVVFLGKQRFAGFIKLVAPWLSLIWVLSFPVILWLIGGGFGLRPVSSNLWNGLLLTLFMAAISIVLSFPIGVLLALGRTSKLPVIRWFSILYIEIIRGVPLIGILFLAQVMLPLLLPTDFRLDRVLRAIAGLVLFSAAYMAENVRGGLQSVSRGQVEAAKALGLNTFFVILLIVLPQALRAVIPAIVGQFIGLFKDTSLLSLVGLVELTGISRSILAQPQFIGRYAETYLFVGLIYWLFCYLMSLASRRLEKQLNN, encoded by the coding sequence ATGACTAAACTAACTTGGCTACGTAAAAACTTATTTAATACTTGGTATAACAGCGCCTTAACTGTTATTTGCTTTGTGTTGCTGTTTCGGGCTTTGCAGGGGGCTGTTGTTTGGGCAACTACTAAAGCGCAATGGGCAGTTGTACAAATTAATTTACCCTTATTTTTAGTTGGAAGATTTCCACAAACTGAGTATTGGCGAGTTTGGGTTGTTTTGGCGATCGCTTTTAGTTTAGCTGCTATAACTGCGGTTGTATTCTTAGGTAAACAAAGGTTCGCAGGATTCATAAAATTAGTTGCGCCTTGGCTTTCCTTAATCTGGGTATTATCATTCCCTGTTATTTTATGGCTAATTGGTGGTGGGTTTGGTTTGCGTCCTGTTTCCAGCAATTTATGGAACGGTTTGCTACTTACCTTATTTATGGCAGCAATTAGCATTGTTCTTTCCTTCCCTATTGGGGTTCTACTCGCTTTAGGGAGGACTAGCAAATTACCTGTGATACGTTGGTTTTCTATTCTTTATATTGAAATTATTCGCGGAGTTCCACTTATTGGAATTTTATTCCTGGCGCAAGTTATGTTGCCTTTGTTATTACCTACTGATTTCCGTTTAGACCGTGTGTTAAGAGCGATCGCTGGCTTGGTACTATTTAGTGCAGCTTATATGGCAGAAAATGTGCGCGGTGGACTCCAGTCTGTATCCCGTGGACAAGTTGAAGCAGCAAAAGCACTGGGATTAAATACATTCTTTGTAATTCTGTTAATTGTCCTACCTCAAGCATTACGAGCAGTCATTCCCGCCATTGTGGGGCAATTTATCGGACTATTTAAAGATACTTCTTTATTATCTCTTGTAGGCTTAGTGGAACTTACAGGAATTTCCCGTTCCATTTTGGCACAGCCTCAATTTATTGGTCGTTATGCAGAAACCTATTTATTTGTTGGTTTAATTTATTGGCTATTTTGTTACTTGATGTCATTAGCTTCTAGGCGTTTAGAAAAGCAATTAAATAATTAA
- a CDS encoding amino acid ABC transporter substrate-binding protein — MKKLALILGTSLILTITACGGNSGQTTTTNTGGTPVAQTTGNGVRTAGGDRFNTIKNRGQLICGVSGEVPGFSFVGTDGKYSGIDVDICRAVAAALFDNPDAVEFRNLNAKERFTALQTGEVDILSRNTTWTLSRATSVGLDFAPVVFYDGQAIMVRKSSGIKSLTDLKDKAICVQTGTTTEQNLADQMRKRNITYKPVVFEDVNITFATYAEGRCDAITADRSALVSRGTTLPKPEDNVILEEVISSEPLAPAVAKGDSKWGDTVKWVVYSLLKAEELGINSQNLGQFTNSTDPDVKRFLGTEGNLGEGLGLPNDFAAKVIKHVGNYGEIYDRNLGPKTKLNLARGQNQLWSKGGLLYSPPFR; from the coding sequence ATGAAAAAATTGGCTTTAATTCTGGGAACATCGTTAATTTTAACTATTACTGCTTGTGGGGGAAACTCAGGACAAACTACAACCACTAACACAGGAGGTACACCAGTAGCACAAACAACAGGCAATGGGGTACGCACAGCAGGTGGCGATCGCTTCAACACAATCAAAAATCGTGGACAATTAATCTGTGGTGTCAGTGGTGAAGTTCCTGGATTCAGTTTTGTAGGAACCGACGGCAAATATAGCGGGATTGATGTGGATATTTGCCGTGCTGTAGCTGCTGCCTTATTTGATAACCCAGATGCAGTAGAATTTCGCAATCTCAATGCTAAAGAACGCTTTACCGCGCTACAGACTGGCGAAGTAGATATTCTCAGCCGCAACACCACCTGGACATTAAGCCGCGCTACCTCAGTTGGTTTAGACTTTGCGCCTGTAGTTTTTTATGATGGTCAAGCAATCATGGTACGCAAAAGTAGCGGTATCAAATCTTTAACAGACCTCAAAGACAAAGCCATTTGTGTACAAACAGGCACAACTACTGAGCAGAACTTGGCAGACCAAATGCGTAAGCGCAACATAACCTATAAGCCAGTGGTTTTTGAAGACGTTAACATCACTTTTGCTACCTATGCCGAAGGACGCTGTGATGCAATTACAGCAGACCGTTCAGCTTTAGTATCCAGAGGAACTACTCTTCCCAAACCAGAGGATAACGTGATTTTGGAAGAAGTGATTTCTTCAGAACCCCTTGCGCCTGCCGTAGCCAAAGGAGATAGCAAGTGGGGTGATACAGTGAAGTGGGTAGTTTATTCCTTACTCAAAGCTGAAGAATTGGGCATTAATTCACAAAACTTAGGGCAATTCACAAATAGCACTGATCCAGATGTCAAACGCTTTTTAGGAACCGAAGGTAATTTAGGTGAAGGACTAGGTTTACCTAACGACTTTGCTGCCAAAGTTATCAAACATGTAGGGAATTATGGCGAAATCTACGATCGCAATCTCGGCCCTAAGACAAAACTCAACCTAGCACGCGGTCAAAATCAACTATGGTCAAAAGGCGGATTGTTGTATTCTCCACCATTTAGGTAA
- a CDS encoding anti-sigma factor antagonist (This anti-anti-sigma factor, or anti-sigma factor antagonist, belongs to a family that includes characterized members SpoIIAA, RsbV, RsfA, and RsfB.) — translation MATKVQSFMTSQPTEVNFLVTTLNETVIVQVPTRLSVLEAVDFKQTCQELTKQDSHPKEIIVDFQATTFMDSSGLGALVSNFKTTQEKGIPMILRNVTPQVMAVLNLTGLDQVFSIEPSSDVLPKETENTSDPHKGSTRKIEQLPATHPSVASWTKRFLDIIGALVGLVITGILLIPIVIAIQIDDPGPIFFGQIRCGWMGKRFKIWKFRSMCVDAEAKKSLVENQVQGAFFKNENDPRITRVGRFLRRTSLDEFPQFWNVLQGDMSLVGTRPPTPDEVERYEVPEWQRLDVKPGMTGEWQVNGRSKVRSFEDVIRLDLLYQKNWTLMYDLKLIFKTVAVLFDRNSGAY, via the coding sequence ATGGCAACCAAAGTGCAAAGCTTCATGACCAGCCAACCCACAGAGGTAAATTTTCTAGTTACTACCCTAAACGAAACAGTAATAGTGCAGGTTCCTACGCGATTAAGCGTGCTAGAGGCAGTAGACTTTAAGCAAACTTGCCAAGAATTAACTAAACAAGATTCTCATCCCAAGGAAATTATCGTTGATTTTCAAGCAACCACTTTTATGGATAGCAGTGGTTTGGGAGCTTTGGTTAGTAATTTTAAAACTACTCAAGAAAAAGGGATTCCTATGATCCTGCGGAATGTTACTCCTCAGGTCATGGCAGTACTAAACCTTACAGGACTAGATCAAGTTTTTTCTATTGAACCCAGTAGCGACGTACTTCCAAAAGAAACAGAAAATACTTCAGACCCTCACAAGGGTTCTACTCGGAAAATAGAGCAGCTACCCGCAACTCATCCTTCTGTAGCATCTTGGACTAAACGATTTCTCGATATTATTGGTGCTTTGGTGGGTTTGGTAATCACGGGTATTTTATTGATTCCCATAGTCATTGCCATTCAAATTGATGACCCAGGCCCTATCTTCTTTGGACAAATACGTTGTGGTTGGATGGGTAAACGCTTCAAAATTTGGAAATTCCGCTCTATGTGCGTGGATGCAGAAGCGAAAAAATCCCTAGTGGAAAATCAAGTACAGGGTGCTTTCTTTAAGAATGAAAATGACCCCAGAATTACGCGGGTTGGCAGATTCTTACGCCGTACTAGTCTGGATGAATTTCCTCAATTTTGGAATGTTTTGCAAGGGGATATGAGTTTAGTCGGAACTAGACCACCCACACCAGATGAAGTAGAACGCTATGAAGTACCAGAATGGCAGCGTTTAGATGTTAAACCCGGTATGACTGGAGAATGGCAAGTTAATGGTAGGTCTAAAGTCCGTAGTTTTGAAGATGTAATTCGCTTAGATTTGCTATATCAGAAAAACTGGACTTTGATGTACGATTTAAAGCTAATTTTCAAGACTGTTGCCGTTCTGTTTGATAGAAATAGTGGTGCTTATTAG